A stretch of Christensenellaceae bacterium DNA encodes these proteins:
- a CDS encoding sugar phosphate isomerase produces MKLCFSTLGCPEWSFSDIISTACDLGYDGIEIRGVGNVIDGTRIPEFSPANAEKTKKLLTDKGLTIACLTSACYMNDLNHIDDVVYLAKAYVDTAKDMGIKYIRVLGDFGPEQSSELNITAIAGQIKAVAQYAKPMDVDVLVETNGFFADSKRMAELIDTAGETNIGVLWDIHHPYRYFHESPADTVGELGDLIRHVHIKDSMYEDGKLKYTMVGYGDLPVKECIEQLEKAGYEGYYSLEWLKRWDLSLEEPGIAFAGYANYMKSLMR; encoded by the coding sequence ATGAAGCTTTGTTTTTCTACACTGGGATGCCCTGAATGGAGCTTTTCAGATATTATATCCACAGCATGTGATCTGGGGTATGACGGGATCGAAATCCGTGGCGTTGGCAATGTGATCGACGGCACGCGTATTCCGGAATTTTCTCCCGCGAATGCCGAAAAAACGAAAAAACTGCTTACAGACAAGGGGCTTACGATCGCTTGCCTGACCTCGGCATGTTATATGAACGATTTAAACCATATCGACGACGTCGTGTACCTCGCGAAAGCGTATGTGGATACGGCCAAGGATATGGGGATAAAATACATCCGCGTATTGGGCGATTTTGGTCCGGAGCAGAGCAGCGAACTGAATATTACCGCAATTGCCGGCCAGATAAAGGCAGTCGCGCAGTATGCAAAACCGATGGATGTTGACGTATTGGTAGAAACAAATGGGTTTTTTGCTGATTCCAAGCGGATGGCGGAGCTGATCGATACTGCGGGCGAAACAAATATCGGCGTGCTTTGGGATATACATCATCCGTATCGCTATTTCCATGAAAGCCCTGCTGACACGGTTGGGGAGCTAGGCGATTTGATCCGCCACGTACATATCAAGGATTCCATGTACGAAGACGGGAAACTGAAATATACGATGGTGGGCTATGGCGATTTGCCCGTCAAAGAATGTATCGAGCAGCTTGAAAAGGCCGGATATGAGGGATATTATTCCCTCGAGTGGCTCAAACGCTGGGATCTTTCCTTAGAGGAACCGGGGATTGCCTTTGCGGGTTATGCCAACTATATGAAATCATTGATGAGATAA
- a CDS encoding MerR family transcriptional regulator, which translates to MTYSISQAADLSGLSVYTLRYYEKEGLLPFVGRLKSGKRAFKDHDLEMLSIINCLKSTGMQIKEIRTYIDWYQEGDATLEKRLKLFQDQKKAVEAQMEQLKGHLKKIDQKIKYYEYACEKGSAKACEGVIGCEA; encoded by the coding sequence ATGACATATTCGATCTCGCAGGCAGCCGATCTTTCCGGTTTATCGGTGTATACGCTGCGTTATTATGAAAAGGAGGGGCTGCTGCCTTTTGTCGGACGATTGAAATCAGGTAAGCGCGCCTTTAAAGATCACGATCTTGAAATGCTTTCCATTATCAATTGCTTAAAAAGCACAGGCATGCAGATCAAGGAGATCCGTACCTATATCGATTGGTACCAGGAAGGGGACGCCACGCTCGAAAAACGCCTGAAACTTTTTCAGGACCAGAAAAAGGCGGTAGAGGCGCAGATGGAGCAATTAAAGGGACATCTGAAAAAAATCGATCAGAAGATAAAATATTATGAATATGCCTGCGAAAAAGGAAGCGCAAAAGCCTGCGAGGGCGTGATTGGCTGCGAAGCATAG
- a CDS encoding transcriptional regulator, which produces MSQKKLDYKKEYKDLYMPKAKPMLIEVPAMNFIMVDGKGAPEGNEYPRAMQALYSLSFTIKMSKMGGMQPDGYFEYVVPPLEGLWYGDKGSFEQNDRDAWLWTSMIRQPEFVTREVFDWAVHQCRIKKPEVDVSLARFETFTEGLCVQMMHIGPYSKETATIEALHRFMEENGLADMTGNVRKHHEIYLGDPRRTAPEKLKTVIRLPVEKE; this is translated from the coding sequence ATGTCACAGAAAAAGCTTGATTACAAAAAGGAATACAAGGACTTATACATGCCGAAAGCAAAACCTATGCTTATCGAAGTACCCGCTATGAATTTTATCATGGTGGATGGCAAGGGCGCGCCCGAGGGGAACGAATATCCGCGCGCGATGCAGGCGCTCTATTCCTTAAGTTTTACCATCAAAATGAGCAAGATGGGCGGCATGCAGCCGGACGGATATTTTGAATACGTCGTACCCCCTTTGGAAGGCCTGTGGTACGGTGACAAGGGCTCCTTTGAGCAAAACGACCGCGACGCCTGGCTGTGGACGTCCATGATCCGCCAGCCGGAATTCGTGACGCGGGAAGTCTTTGACTGGGCCGTTCACCAGTGCCGTATAAAAAAACCGGAGGTAGACGTTTCCCTGGCCCGCTTTGAGACCTTTACCGAGGGCTTATGCGTGCAGATGATGCACATTGGCCCCTATTCCAAAGAAACCGCTACCATCGAAGCCCTGCACCGTTTCATGGAAGAAAACGGCCTTGCGGACATGACGGGCAACGTGCGTAAGCACCATGAGATTTATCTTGGGGACCCGCGGCGCACCGCTCCGGAAAAGCTGAAAACAGTGATCCGCCTGCCCGTGGAGAAAGAGTAA
- a CDS encoding flavodoxin, with amino-acid sequence MKSNTLIVYYSHSGNTQKIAQLIGEETGGDVLEIEPKTPYPQEYDAVVKQAQQEIRAGFRPELETRCAGFKQYDTIFVGSPNWWSTVAPPVAAFLEQHDTDGKTVIPFCTHGGGGLARVAQDMEKLCPQSRLLPAFEIYGNGSTKARDEVSAWLRDIGVK; translated from the coding sequence ATGAAAAGCAACACTTTGATTGTATACTATTCCCATTCAGGCAATACGCAGAAGATAGCGCAGCTGATCGGTGAGGAGACAGGCGGCGATGTTCTGGAGATCGAACCGAAAACGCCGTATCCTCAGGAATACGATGCGGTGGTAAAGCAGGCACAGCAGGAAATTCGCGCGGGCTTCAGGCCCGAGCTGGAAACGCGGTGCGCGGGATTTAAGCAATACGACACGATTTTTGTCGGATCGCCTAATTGGTGGAGCACAGTCGCGCCGCCGGTCGCGGCCTTTTTGGAGCAACACGACACGGACGGAAAGACAGTGATACCGTTTTGTACGCATGGGGGCGGCGGCCTCGCGCGGGTCGCGCAGGATATGGAAAAGCTGTGCCCGCAGTCCAGGCTGCTGCCAGCGTTTGAGATTTACGGAAACGGCAGCACAAAAGCACGCGATGAAGTATCCGCGTGGCTGCGCGACATTGGAGTCAAATAA
- a CDS encoding alcohol dehydrogenase, translated as MQQFNYFIPTRILFGAGKLNKLYKQKLPGKRALIVTTGGTSVVKYGYLDRLYEQLDKAGVTHILYNKILPNPIKEHVMEGAQACKENGVDFVIGLGGGSSIDAAKAISVMAANDGDYWDYVGGGSGKGLPVPNDPLPVVAITTTAGTGTEADPWTVTTKTDTNEKIGFGYDKTFPVLAVVDPELMVSVPPYLTACQGFDALFHSTEGYLNNTSYVMSDLFALKSIELVGKSLARAVADGGDIQAREDIALANTLAGMVESTSGCISEHSLEHALSAFHPNLEHGAGLIAISKEYYTFLAQTGKCEQRMIDMAKALGKTNATSSMDFVDALVELQKACGVDNIKLSEYGVTEDEFPKCVQNARETMGGLFAADPVELSDEDALAIYQKSFR; from the coding sequence ATGCAGCAGTTCAATTATTTCATCCCCACGCGAATTTTGTTTGGCGCAGGAAAGCTAAATAAACTCTACAAACAAAAGCTTCCGGGCAAGCGCGCTCTTATCGTGACGACAGGCGGAACCTCCGTTGTAAAATACGGTTATTTGGACCGGCTTTACGAGCAGCTTGATAAGGCTGGGGTTACTCACATCCTGTATAATAAGATCCTTCCCAATCCCATTAAAGAGCATGTCATGGAAGGCGCGCAGGCCTGCAAGGAAAATGGCGTCGATTTTGTAATCGGCCTCGGCGGCGGAAGCAGTATCGACGCGGCTAAGGCGATTTCCGTGATGGCGGCAAACGATGGCGATTATTGGGACTATGTCGGCGGAGGTTCGGGTAAGGGCCTGCCCGTTCCCAATGACCCGCTTCCGGTAGTGGCGATCACCACCACAGCCGGTACGGGCACGGAAGCCGATCCCTGGACAGTTACCACCAAAACGGATACCAACGAAAAAATCGGCTTTGGTTACGACAAAACGTTTCCTGTGCTCGCGGTCGTCGATCCGGAGCTGATGGTCAGCGTTCCGCCGTACCTGACGGCTTGCCAGGGCTTCGACGCGCTGTTCCACAGCACGGAGGGTTACCTCAATAATACCAGCTACGTGATGAGCGACCTTTTTGCCCTCAAATCCATCGAGCTGGTCGGCAAAAGCCTTGCAAGGGCGGTAGCGGACGGCGGGGATATTCAGGCGCGCGAGGACATCGCGCTGGCCAATACGCTGGCCGGAATGGTGGAATCGACCTCCGGATGTATCTCCGAACACAGTCTCGAGCATGCCCTGAGCGCATTTCATCCGAACCTTGAGCACGGCGCAGGCCTGATCGCGATCAGTAAGGAATACTATACTTTCCTCGCGCAGACAGGGAAGTGCGAACAGCGTATGATCGACATGGCAAAGGCGCTTGGCAAGACAAACGCGACCTCCTCTATGGATTTCGTGGATGCATTGGTTGAACTGCAAAAAGCGTGCGGCGTCGATAACATCAAGCTGAGCGAATACGGCGTCACCGAGGACGAATTCCCCAAATGCGTACAAAACGCGCGGGAGAC